A genomic stretch from Halorhodospira halophila SL1 includes:
- a CDS encoding TonB-dependent receptor family protein produces MNQTVKPWGVAAAAVMAGGTLGAAQADADDGSSRLLDRIMITGGPDRVQDTAGSAQVLSREDIDRQGYSDPHRILRQIPGVNVAEEEGYGQFPHISMRGVNPERNGRITVMEDGVLTASPAPYAAPAAYYFPPMGRMDNVEVRKGSSAIKHGPYTVGGALNMTSTPIPQETSGKVEGRLGSDNGRRTHAHIGGREGQFGWLLESYTEQSDGFKELDHPLSGDQSNKPNNPVPNTGFDRNNFVAKGLWASDPTAEVYQELEFKYARDRRTIYDTYLGLLPGDFDDNPHRRYAGSQLDEINTENDLYQVRHYIQPTVDTDVTTTVYRTDTVRNWYKLHEVDGDGTGDFTGISDILRDPGDHEDELAWILGGFDTAYDGDLSIDDDARGNVRANNREYYAQGIQVQVGHLFEAFGWDHDMEVGFRYHEDEEDREQWQDSFEMTDDGYMVLDEQENPGETTNRVTSAEAYAFHVQNTMERGSWTLVPGVRYEHIDMERKQWADLGRANLDADGSYSNTYRVWVPGIGATYAIDDQWSVLGGVHRGFAPSGANPDADEERSVNYEAGFRFNDQYTQAEVIGFFNDYSNINYECTNVGGACETEDDLVSAGEVHIWGLEALWLHDLGESQGLDVQLPVRIGYTWTDSEFRQDIDDGPNQLANAREGDRLPEIPEHQLNLSAGVGQADWRVNLNANYVSETRALADRDYSDLKMDARWLFDLSAHYQLKDNVRLLGSIENLTDETYVAHHRPAGARPGAPRTYWAGMRVDF; encoded by the coding sequence ATGAACCAGACCGTGAAACCTTGGGGGGTTGCTGCTGCTGCAGTCATGGCCGGAGGGACCCTGGGCGCCGCCCAGGCCGATGCCGACGACGGGTCCTCACGACTGCTCGATCGGATCATGATCACCGGCGGCCCGGACCGGGTGCAGGATACCGCCGGATCGGCCCAGGTGCTCAGCCGCGAAGACATCGATCGGCAGGGATACAGCGACCCCCACCGCATCCTGCGCCAGATCCCTGGCGTCAATGTTGCCGAGGAGGAGGGCTACGGCCAGTTCCCGCATATCAGCATGCGCGGCGTGAACCCGGAGCGAAACGGCCGCATCACGGTTATGGAGGACGGGGTGCTGACGGCTTCGCCGGCGCCCTACGCCGCCCCGGCGGCCTACTACTTCCCGCCCATGGGGCGCATGGACAACGTGGAGGTGCGCAAGGGCTCGAGTGCGATCAAGCACGGCCCCTACACCGTGGGCGGCGCCCTGAACATGACCTCCACCCCGATCCCGCAGGAGACCTCCGGCAAGGTCGAAGGGCGTCTGGGGTCGGACAATGGGCGGCGAACCCACGCCCACATCGGCGGGCGTGAGGGGCAGTTCGGGTGGTTGCTGGAGAGTTACACGGAGCAGAGCGACGGCTTCAAGGAGCTCGATCACCCGCTCTCCGGGGATCAATCCAACAAGCCGAACAACCCGGTGCCGAACACGGGCTTCGATCGCAACAACTTCGTCGCTAAGGGCCTATGGGCCAGCGATCCTACTGCCGAGGTCTATCAGGAACTCGAGTTCAAGTACGCCCGCGACCGGCGCACTATCTACGACACCTACCTCGGCCTGCTTCCCGGGGACTTCGACGACAACCCGCACCGGCGCTACGCCGGCTCACAGCTCGACGAGATCAACACCGAGAACGACCTCTATCAGGTCCGCCACTACATCCAGCCCACGGTGGACACCGACGTCACCACCACCGTCTACCGCACCGACACCGTGCGCAACTGGTACAAGCTGCATGAGGTGGATGGTGACGGTACCGGTGATTTTACGGGCATCTCCGACATCCTCCGCGACCCGGGTGATCATGAGGACGAGCTGGCGTGGATCCTCGGCGGTTTCGATACTGCCTATGACGGGGATCTGAGCATTGATGACGATGCCCGCGGCAATGTCCGCGCCAACAACCGCGAATACTACGCCCAGGGCATCCAGGTGCAGGTGGGTCATCTCTTCGAGGCCTTCGGCTGGGACCACGACATGGAGGTGGGCTTCCGCTACCACGAGGACGAAGAGGACCGGGAGCAGTGGCAGGACTCGTTCGAGATGACCGACGATGGCTACATGGTGCTCGACGAGCAGGAGAACCCGGGTGAGACCACCAACCGGGTTACCTCCGCCGAGGCTTACGCCTTCCACGTGCAGAACACCATGGAGCGCGGTTCGTGGACCCTGGTCCCCGGCGTGCGTTACGAGCACATCGACATGGAGCGCAAGCAGTGGGCTGACCTGGGGCGCGCCAATCTCGATGCGGACGGCTCCTACTCCAACACCTATCGGGTCTGGGTCCCCGGTATCGGCGCCACCTACGCCATCGATGATCAGTGGAGCGTGCTTGGCGGAGTGCACCGCGGTTTCGCCCCGTCCGGCGCCAACCCGGATGCCGACGAGGAGCGCAGCGTTAACTACGAGGCTGGTTTCCGTTTCAACGACCAGTACACGCAGGCCGAGGTGATCGGCTTCTTCAACGACTACTCCAACATCAACTACGAGTGCACCAATGTGGGCGGTGCCTGCGAGACTGAAGACGATCTCGTCTCTGCCGGTGAGGTCCACATCTGGGGCCTCGAGGCGCTGTGGCTTCACGACCTCGGGGAAAGTCAGGGCCTCGACGTTCAGCTACCGGTTCGTATCGGGTACACCTGGACCGACAGCGAGTTCCGGCAGGATATCGACGACGGCCCCAACCAGCTGGCCAACGCCCGCGAAGGCGACCGTCTGCCGGAGATCCCCGAGCACCAACTTAACCTGAGTGCCGGTGTCGGCCAGGCCGACTGGCGCGTCAACCTGAATGCCAATTACGTCTCGGAGACGCGTGCCCTGGCCGATCGCGATTACAGTGATCTGAAGATGGACGCCCGCTGGCTGTTCGACCTCTCCGCCCACTATCAGTTGAAAGATAACGTGCGGTTGCTCGGCAGTATCGAGAACCTCACCGACGAAACCTATGTCGCGCACCACCGTCCGGCGGGGGCGCGTCCCGGCGCGCCGCGGACCTACTGGGCCGGCATGCGCGTCGACTTCTGA
- a CDS encoding outer membrane protein produces the protein MRRPGIGVRRGAITLAAVAGIVAPSLASAQFGQQNTTGFFDRTLPFEGPYFGIHAAATLPSVAMEVGASGFDVDDVSFDEGDATLSFSTDAVGARGELFVGAGLQSQSLYYGAEINYALGHAMADDALEAAEGLTAQVSDGYGLSVRLGGVLEEGTSMLYGRLSYQVRNLEVQAESGGDQASDDTTFVGIGVGVGLEYRSTQLPVMMRVEGNLYQYGDEDLFSGAHEVEFTEAAMNLGVGYAW, from the coding sequence ATGCGGCGACCGGGTATCGGTGTAAGGAGAGGGGCCATCACGCTGGCCGCGGTTGCAGGGATCGTTGCGCCGTCCCTGGCCAGCGCGCAGTTCGGCCAGCAGAACACCACCGGATTCTTCGACCGCACCCTGCCGTTCGAGGGGCCCTACTTCGGCATCCATGCTGCAGCGACCCTGCCCTCGGTGGCCATGGAAGTAGGCGCCTCCGGGTTTGACGTCGACGACGTCTCTTTTGACGAGGGTGACGCCACCCTGAGCTTCAGCACCGATGCGGTGGGTGCCCGGGGCGAGCTGTTTGTCGGCGCCGGCCTGCAATCCCAGTCGCTCTATTACGGTGCCGAGATCAACTACGCCCTGGGCCATGCCATGGCCGACGACGCACTCGAGGCTGCGGAAGGCCTGACGGCGCAGGTGAGCGACGGGTACGGCCTTTCGGTCCGGCTTGGCGGGGTCCTCGAGGAGGGCACCAGCATGCTCTACGGCAGGCTCAGCTATCAGGTGCGGAACCTGGAAGTCCAGGCCGAGAGTGGCGGCGATCAGGCGTCGGATGACACCACGTTCGTTGGCATCGGTGTCGGGGTGGGGCTCGAGTACCGCTCCACCCAGCTGCCGGTGATGATGCGTGTCGAGGGCAACCTCTACCAGTACGGGGATGAGGACCTCTTCTCTGGTGCCCATGAAGTCGAGTTTACCGAAGCTGCCATGAACCTCGGCGTCGGCTACGCCTGGTAA
- the flgL gene encoding flagellar hook-associated protein FlgL: MRVSTSHMQNTAVQNMTGQQSEINDTQTQLSSGRRVLRPSDDPTSAARTLDLKRATESLERFNRNGDLARTRLSMSESALEQAGNELQRIRELTVQAANGTQDASTRSYIASEIEERYKQLVELGNSRDGNGEYLFSGSRTRTQPFNMGTDGHVTYHGDQNSREVRIGPGRQIGVDHSGFDAFMKVPDGNGQYQAFQGEGNRGTGVVSVVDGKVRSPTAEQYRIRFAEDEDGNTRYAVQRTDNPEDENAWEWVGTEDGGPPAVEDAPLYEPGATIEVDDGVRVKIEGHPEPGEDGDGDFFTITGSRSQSIFATVNELIGALKEGEGPDFRNAADRALGDLDLAMENTYRVRSEIGARLSTLDSEKASNEAAIIDLKQATSDERDLDYAEATGRFNQELTGLEAAQSTFGRVQNLSLFDYI; the protein is encoded by the coding sequence CAGAACACGGCCGTTCAGAACATGACCGGCCAGCAGAGCGAGATCAACGACACCCAGACCCAGCTCTCCAGTGGGCGCCGGGTGCTGCGGCCGTCGGATGATCCCACCTCGGCGGCGCGCACCCTCGACCTCAAGCGGGCCACCGAGTCGTTGGAGCGGTTCAACCGCAACGGCGACCTGGCGCGCACCCGGCTGTCCATGTCCGAGTCCGCCCTGGAGCAGGCCGGCAACGAGCTGCAGCGGATCCGTGAGCTCACCGTGCAGGCGGCCAACGGGACCCAGGATGCCAGCACCCGGAGCTACATCGCCTCGGAGATCGAGGAGCGCTACAAGCAGCTGGTGGAGCTGGGCAACAGCCGCGACGGCAACGGCGAGTACCTCTTCTCCGGATCACGCACCCGCACCCAGCCGTTCAACATGGGGACCGACGGCCACGTGACCTACCACGGCGACCAGAACAGCCGCGAGGTGCGCATCGGCCCCGGCCGGCAGATCGGGGTCGACCACTCCGGCTTCGACGCCTTCATGAAGGTCCCCGATGGCAACGGCCAGTACCAGGCCTTCCAGGGCGAGGGCAACCGCGGAACCGGCGTGGTCAGCGTCGTCGACGGCAAGGTGCGCAGCCCCACCGCCGAGCAGTACCGCATCCGCTTCGCCGAGGACGAGGACGGTAACACTCGCTACGCCGTGCAGCGCACCGACAATCCTGAGGACGAGAACGCCTGGGAGTGGGTGGGCACTGAGGACGGTGGCCCACCGGCGGTGGAGGATGCCCCGCTCTACGAGCCGGGGGCGACCATCGAGGTCGACGACGGGGTGCGGGTGAAGATCGAGGGCCATCCGGAGCCCGGGGAGGACGGTGACGGCGATTTCTTCACCATCACCGGCAGTCGGTCGCAGTCGATCTTCGCCACCGTCAACGAGCTGATCGGGGCCCTCAAGGAGGGCGAGGGCCCCGACTTCCGCAACGCCGCTGACCGTGCCCTGGGCGACCTCGACCTGGCCATGGAGAACACCTACCGGGTCCGCTCCGAGATCGGCGCCCGCCTGTCTACCCTGGACAGCGAGAAAGCCAGCAACGAGGCGGCGATCATCGATCTCAAGCAGGCCACCTCCGACGAGCGCGACCTCGACTACGCCGAGGCCACCGGCCGCTTCAACCAAGAGCTCACCGGCCTCGAGGCGGCCCAGTCCACCTTCGGCCGCGTGCAGAACCTCTCTTTGTTCGACTACATCTGA